From a region of the Haloferax volcanii DS2 genome:
- a CDS encoding deoxyribonuclease IV: protein MQVGAHVSMSSSKVSSDDETPPHGNVANAVFRQVAFGGNCGQIFTTSPQVWRDPDISDEEAELFREQTADKLSGPWVIHSSYLVNLCTPKDGLRQKSLDSMQTEVDMADKLGIEYVNVHLGAHTGAGEQQGLDNAVSVLDDLDIPDGVTVLIESDAGSGTKMGDDLAHLGYVLEESDQDLDVCLDTAHAFAAGYDLSTAEGVDETFAELDAEVGLEHLKCVHLNDSKHECGTNKDEHALIGEGLIGEEGMRAFINHDAIVDDDVPLVLETPTEDGKGFAWNIERVRELRAD, encoded by the coding sequence ATGCAAGTCGGCGCACACGTCTCGATGTCCAGTTCGAAGGTCTCGTCCGACGACGAGACGCCACCGCACGGTAACGTCGCCAACGCCGTCTTCCGGCAGGTCGCCTTCGGCGGCAACTGCGGGCAGATTTTCACCACCTCGCCGCAGGTGTGGCGCGACCCCGACATCTCCGACGAGGAGGCCGAACTGTTCCGCGAGCAGACCGCCGACAAACTGTCGGGGCCGTGGGTCATCCACTCGTCGTACCTCGTCAACCTCTGTACGCCCAAAGACGGCCTCCGGCAGAAGTCGCTGGACTCGATGCAGACGGAGGTCGACATGGCCGACAAACTCGGCATCGAGTACGTGAACGTCCACCTCGGCGCGCACACCGGCGCGGGCGAACAGCAGGGCCTCGACAACGCCGTCTCCGTCCTCGACGACCTCGACATCCCCGACGGCGTCACCGTCCTCATCGAGTCTGACGCGGGGTCGGGCACGAAGATGGGCGACGACCTCGCCCACCTCGGCTACGTCCTCGAAGAGTCCGACCAGGACCTCGACGTCTGTCTCGACACCGCCCACGCGTTCGCCGCGGGCTACGACCTCTCGACGGCCGAAGGCGTCGACGAGACGTTCGCGGAACTCGACGCCGAGGTCGGCTTAGAGCACCTCAAGTGCGTCCACCTCAACGACTCGAAACACGAGTGCGGGACGAACAAGGACGAACACGCCCTCATCGGAGAGGGCCTCATCGGCGAGGAGGGCATGCGCGCGTTCATCAACCACGACGCCATCGTCGACGACGACGTGCCGCTCGTCTTGGAGACGCCCACCGAGGACGGCAAGGGCTTCGCGTGGAACATCGAGCGGGTGCGCGAACTCCGCGCCGACTGA
- a CDS encoding class I SAM-dependent methyltransferase — protein MRRFSESYLRRTRDGMWDDSRAALGDLDLGGRTRILDVGCGTGEFTRVLAEASEARVVGVDADTDLLSVASDRDSDIETVAGDATRLPFAAGSFDLVVCQALLVNLPDPTAALSEFARVSSDLVATVEPDNAAVGVDSTVESEAALDRRVRDAFRDGVATDVALGDRVRGLFDDAGLSVVGTRRYHHRKLTEPPYDDHDVRSAAKKATGEGLDRHEADLRRGLDDDSYESVRREWREMGREVVQQIRDGEYRRAEVVPFDVTTGRV, from the coding sequence GTGCGACGTTTCTCCGAATCGTACCTCCGGCGGACGCGAGACGGTATGTGGGACGACTCCCGCGCGGCCCTCGGGGACCTCGACCTCGGCGGGCGGACCCGCATCCTCGACGTGGGCTGCGGGACCGGCGAGTTCACGCGCGTCCTCGCGGAGGCCTCGGAGGCCCGCGTCGTCGGCGTCGATGCCGACACTGACTTGCTTTCTGTCGCCAGCGACCGCGACAGCGATATCGAGACGGTCGCCGGCGACGCGACCCGGCTTCCCTTCGCCGCAGGCAGCTTCGATTTGGTCGTCTGTCAGGCGCTCCTCGTGAACCTCCCCGACCCGACAGCGGCCCTCTCGGAGTTCGCCCGCGTTTCGTCGGACCTCGTGGCGACGGTCGAACCCGACAACGCCGCCGTCGGCGTCGACTCGACCGTCGAATCCGAGGCCGCGCTCGACCGCCGCGTCAGAGACGCCTTCCGCGACGGCGTGGCGACCGACGTGGCGCTCGGCGACCGCGTCCGCGGGCTGTTCGACGACGCCGGCCTGTCGGTCGTGGGGACTCGCCGGTACCACCACCGCAAGCTGACCGAGCCGCCGTACGACGACCACGACGTTCGGAGCGCGGCGAAGAAGGCGACCGGCGAGGGGTTGGACCGCCACGAGGCCGACCTCCGTCGGGGACTCGACGACGACTCCTACGAGTCCGTCCGCCGCGAGTGGCGCGAGATGGGCCGCGAGGTCGTCCAGCAGATTCGAGACGGCGAGTACCGTCGGGCCGAGGTCGTCCCGTTCGACGTGACGACGGGGCGAGTGTAG
- a CDS encoding NAD(P)-dependent oxidoreductase: MNVLLLGASGRIGTRIANELLNRGHAVTGVSRSGEIDGVDDPDFSAVAGDATDADQIARLAAGHDAVASALGPSDDESPEVLVEMLDAVVDGMRRASVDRLVWTGGAGILNVGPDTRLIDSPEFPEEWKPVASAAIEAYGLLEDADDLEWTYVAPAAFIEPGERTGEFRTARGELVADEDGESRISMEDFAIAFADELESGDAVHEQLAVGY; this comes from the coding sequence ATGAACGTACTCCTCCTCGGTGCGAGCGGCCGAATCGGCACGCGAATCGCCAACGAACTCCTGAACCGCGGACACGCGGTGACCGGCGTCTCCCGAAGCGGCGAAATCGACGGCGTCGACGACCCCGACTTCTCGGCGGTCGCCGGCGACGCGACCGACGCAGACCAAATCGCGCGACTCGCCGCGGGCCACGACGCGGTCGCCTCCGCGCTCGGGCCAAGCGACGACGAGTCGCCCGAAGTCCTCGTCGAGATGCTCGACGCCGTCGTCGACGGGATGCGCCGCGCCTCGGTCGACCGCCTCGTCTGGACCGGCGGCGCGGGCATCCTGAACGTCGGCCCCGACACGCGACTCATCGACTCGCCGGAGTTCCCCGAGGAATGGAAGCCCGTCGCCAGCGCCGCCATCGAGGCGTACGGCCTGCTCGAAGACGCCGACGACCTGGAGTGGACCTACGTCGCGCCCGCGGCGTTCATCGAACCCGGCGAGCGCACCGGCGAGTTCCGAACCGCGCGCGGCGAACTCGTCGCCGACGAGGACGGCGAGAGCCGCATCTCCATGGAGGACTTCGCAATCGCCTTCGCGGACGAACTGGAGAGCGGTGACGCCGTCCACGAACAGCTCGCGGTCGGCTACTGA
- a CDS encoding winged helix-turn-helix transcriptional regulator, with translation MSPHQNLEAKYEQCPVIKTLEEIGSRWRMTVIHVLREGDLRFNELKRATGANSQTLSRVLDDLQELGYVEREVEDGSPIAVYYSLTQKGEELLPAFDDISEWGEKWMSEDGGAES, from the coding sequence ATGTCACCGCACCAGAACCTCGAAGCGAAGTACGAACAGTGTCCGGTCATCAAGACGCTCGAAGAAATCGGCTCGCGGTGGCGGATGACGGTCATCCACGTACTGCGCGAGGGCGACCTCCGGTTCAACGAACTCAAGCGCGCGACGGGCGCGAACTCCCAGACGCTCTCTCGCGTGCTGGACGACCTCCAAGAGTTGGGCTACGTCGAGCGGGAGGTCGAAGACGGCAGTCCCATCGCGGTGTACTACTCGCTCACGCAGAAAGGCGAGGAACTGCTCCCGGCGTTCGACGACATCTCCGAGTGGGGCGAAAAATGGATGTCCGAGGACGGCGGTGCGGAGTCGTAA
- a CDS encoding zinc ribbon domain-containing protein yields MSPPPSADRDGCPKCGHSETEIDSIATTGGGLSKMFDIQNRQFTVVSCANCGYSELYRGQSSGNFVDLFLG; encoded by the coding sequence ATGAGCCCTCCACCAAGCGCCGACCGAGACGGCTGTCCGAAATGCGGCCACTCCGAGACCGAAATCGACTCCATCGCAACCACGGGAGGCGGCCTCTCGAAGATGTTCGACATCCAGAACCGGCAGTTCACCGTCGTCTCGTGTGCGAACTGCGGCTACTCCGAACTCTACCGCGGTCAGTCGAGCGGGAACTTCGTCGACCTGTTCCTCGGCTGA